The proteins below come from a single Leptospiraceae bacterium genomic window:
- a CDS encoding GGDEF domain-containing protein, with the protein MSINTLIQIFRRFISKVKREYILDNSISNEISLINIERLFYIANFTIPVSFIHILLFYFKDVKSENELKWKTGVILVHSILFAFMIVFSYIIKILKHNWMNTTWVGFIEILFIIIILFSGITLVAVDQYVTTNITPFIVICIVIAISIFIRPIILIPVYLFAYMLFYYAIGIIQKQEDILLTNQVNAVSIIGISIFISTTLWRSKRTAIFQKREIQKQHEELLHKNRLLENANHELENLAILDELTQIYNRRYFNLVLEKEFRRHRRTQKKISLIICDVDLFKNYNDTLGHLEGDKCLKKIANTIRESINRPFDSAVRYGGEEFVVILPNTDEKGVMTVATRIKNKLSELSLLHPDSRISSFVTMSFGITTIIPNESIESENLLSRADEALFESKRTGRNKITRK; encoded by the coding sequence ATGAGTATTAATACATTAATTCAAATATTTAGAAGATTCATTTCAAAGGTAAAGAGAGAATATATTCTTGATAATTCTATTTCAAATGAGATTTCTTTAATAAACATCGAAAGACTTTTTTATATTGCAAACTTCACAATACCGGTTAGTTTTATTCATATACTTTTATTTTATTTCAAGGATGTAAAAAGTGAAAATGAACTAAAGTGGAAAACAGGCGTTATCCTTGTGCATTCCATCCTATTTGCATTTATGATTGTATTTTCCTATATCATAAAAATTTTAAAACATAATTGGATGAATACTACTTGGGTAGGATTTATTGAAATCCTTTTTATTATAATAATATTATTTTCAGGAATAACGTTAGTTGCTGTGGATCAATATGTGACAACAAATATCACTCCATTTATTGTGATTTGTATAGTGATTGCAATTTCCATTTTCATTAGACCCATAATTCTTATTCCTGTTTATTTATTTGCGTATATGTTATTTTATTATGCAATCGGGATAATACAAAAACAAGAAGATATTTTGCTGACCAATCAAGTAAACGCAGTAAGTATTATTGGGATTAGCATTTTTATTTCTACCACACTTTGGCGTTCTAAGAGAACTGCAATTTTTCAAAAAAGAGAAATCCAAAAGCAACATGAAGAATTATTACATAAAAATAGACTATTAGAAAACGCAAATCATGAGCTAGAAAATTTAGCGATTTTGGATGAGCTTACTCAAATTTATAATAGAAGGTATTTTAACCTAGTTCTAGAAAAGGAATTCAGAAGACATCGGCGAACACAAAAAAAAATTTCTTTGATTATTTGTGATGTTGATTTATTTAAAAATTACAATGATACATTAGGTCATTTAGAAGGTGATAAATGTTTAAAAAAAATTGCTAATACAATTCGAGAAAGTATTAATAGACCGTTTGATTCTGCTGTACGTTATGGCGGTGAGGAGTTTGTGGTAATTCTTCCAAATACGGATGAAAAGGGAGTAATGACAGTTGCCACCAGAATAAAAAATAAACTGAGTGAATTATCATTACTTCATCCTGATTCAAGGATTTCTTCTTTTGTTACAATGAGTTTCGGGATAACTACGATTATTCCTAATGAGTCTATTGAATCTGAAAATTTACTAAGTAGAGCAGACGAGGCTTTATTTGAAAGTAAACGAACGGGTAGGAATAAAATTACTCGAAAATAA
- a CDS encoding YceI family protein: MKKYKLFLETICFTLFFISGVLNSTPIVEDKLKVESGKMLFTLVKLVGSGYDKEMVNDESMTGLAEQIYGKMNLKENTFDVSIDVNPKNFFVGGKFKFANPKMHDSHLESFKFGTMNFKGLIDSYDSITGIAKVTGTMTAHGVSINNFKMEGKVTSQKNGNGYLLASDFAINLHDFKIKMPGTKLTKINSIVKVKMKLELVGMK, translated from the coding sequence ATGAAAAAATATAAGCTATTTTTAGAAACAATTTGTTTCACATTATTTTTTATTTCAGGAGTTTTAAATTCCACACCAATTGTAGAAGATAAACTTAAGGTCGAGTCAGGAAAGATGTTGTTCACACTTGTTAAGTTGGTCGGATCTGGTTATGATAAGGAAATGGTTAATGATGAAAGTATGACCGGTCTTGCAGAACAAATTTATGGTAAAATGAACTTGAAAGAAAATACTTTTGATGTTTCCATAGATGTGAATCCTAAAAATTTCTTTGTGGGAGGTAAATTTAAATTTGCCAATCCGAAGATGCATGATTCACATTTGGAGTCCTTTAAGTTTGGAACGATGAACTTTAAAGGATTAATAGATTCTTATGACTCTATCACCGGCATTGCAAAAGTAACCGGAACTATGACTGCTCATGGAGTCTCCATAAATAATTTTAAAATGGAAGGAAAAGTAACTTCTCAGAAAAACGGAAATGGCTATTTACTTGCTTCCGATTTTGCAATTAATCTTCACGATTTTAAAATTAAAATGCCTGGTACGAAGCTTACAAAAATCAATTCCATTGTCAAAGTGAAAATGAAGTTGGAATTAGTCGGAATGAAATAA